The region TCAACTATTATTTTGCTACTTCCTTAATAATCGACACTACTAGTTCAGATGTCTTCACTAGTTCTTCTACCGGAATCTTTTCATTTGTTGTATGAATGTCTTCATAACCAACTGCTAAGTTTACTGTTGGGATATCAAAGCCTGCGATTACATTGGCATCGCTTCCGCCTCCGCTTTGAAGCAAGCGTGAAGGACGATTGATATTAGCTACCGCTTTTTTAGCAACTTCGACAACATGATCTCCATCGCCAAATTTAAAGCCTGGATACATCACTTTAATATCAACTTCTGCACGTCCACCCATTTCTTGTGCAGCTGTTTCAAACGCTTCCTTCATTTTCGCTACTTGTGCTTCCATTTTTTCTGGAATTAACGAACGAGCTTCTGCTAAAATATCGACGCGGTCACATACGATATTCGTTTGCGTTCCGCCTTCAAAACGTCCGATATTCGCTGTAGTCTCTTCATCAATACGTCCAAGCGGCATTTTAGAAATGGCTCTTGAAGCAATAGTAATAGCAGAAACGCCTCGTTCAGGAGCTACACCTGCATGAGCTGTTTTTCCATAAATTGTTGCATTTACTTTTGCCTGCGTCGGAGCAGCAACAATAATGTCTCCCACTTTGCCATCACTATCTAAAGCATAGCCGAATTTTGCCGTTACGAGATTAGAATCAAGAGCTTTAGCGCCCACTAAGCCAGATTCTTCTCCTACTGTAATAATAAATTCAATTTTTCCATGCGTAATTTTTTCTTCTTTTAATACCGCGATTGCTTCTAGCATTGCTGCTAAACCTGCTTTATCATCAGCACCAAGAATCGTCGTGCCGTCACTTTTAATATAGCCATCTTCAATAGATGGTTTAATACCGTTTCCAGGTACTACTGTATCCATATGAGAAGTAAAATAGATTGTGTCTACGCCTTCTTTTGTAGCTGGCAGTGTGCAGATTAAGTTGTTGGCTCCGTGGCCTGTTTTTTCTTTGGCATCATCTTCTACTACTTCGACACCTAATGCAGTAAATTTTTCTTTTAGTACAACAGCAATTTTTTCTTCATGCTTTGTTTCTGAATCTACTTGTACTAATTCAATAAATAAATCAACTATTCGTTGTTCATTAATCATAATATGTAATCCCTCCAAAAATAACCTACAATGGTATGTTACCATGTTTCTTTGCTGGACGCTCTTCCTTTTTATTGTGCAACATTTCAAGCGCTTGTATTAATTTTATTCTTGTTTCCCGAGGATCGATAACATCATCCACCATTCCAGCGCTTGCCGCTACGTAAGGATTAGCAAATTTCTCGCGATACTGTTC is a window of Priestia aryabhattai DNA encoding:
- a CDS encoding tripeptidase T, producing the protein MINEQRIVDLFIELVQVDSETKHEEKIAVVLKEKFTALGVEVVEDDAKEKTGHGANNLICTLPATKEGVDTIYFTSHMDTVVPGNGIKPSIEDGYIKSDGTTILGADDKAGLAAMLEAIAVLKEEKITHGKIEFIITVGEESGLVGAKALDSNLVTAKFGYALDSDGKVGDIIVAAPTQAKVNATIYGKTAHAGVAPERGVSAITIASRAISKMPLGRIDEETTANIGRFEGGTQTNIVCDRVDILAEARSLIPEKMEAQVAKMKEAFETAAQEMGGRAEVDIKVMYPGFKFGDGDHVVEVAKKAVANINRPSRLLQSGGGSDANVIAGFDIPTVNLAVGYEDIHTTNEKIPVEELVKTSELVVSIIKEVAK